The Plasmodium vivax scf_6763 genomic scaffold, whole genome shotgun sequence genome includes the window AAGtaatcaaaaattaaatatgataccgatttgcaaaaaatatttaaggtTTTTAGATAATTATGAACTATGGGATGATACAAAAGCTGAATACGACGTTTCCttacttttaaattattggttgtatgataaaatatctaatttttatagtactaaaaatattgataaaatTAGTGTTGATTTTTCCGCTCTCCAGTTGATATGGGATCATTTTAAAGACGATGCAAAACGTAAACCatattatcaaaattttaagcCTAACGAAGgtatttttaagaaagaagattgggaaaataaaaagaaattgtacGAGTATTATGTTAATTATGATAACCTTTTTAGTACGGTTCAGCTATATCCTAACAAATGCACAGAATATTATGACTATTTTAAAGAAATGATTTCAGTATATAAAATCTTTTCGGGACTATGTTTATCTAGGGAATACTCCTGTCCAGAGTACTTTTATAAAttccagaaaaaaaatcccgATAATAACATAGAAAATTTACCGTGTTACAAACAAATAGATATGCAAAAAACTGCTGCTGCAAGGGCTAGACTTTCCAGAGAAGGTGGTACTTCGGATCATTCACCAGGACCCGAGGTAGGACATTTAAAA containing:
- a CDS encoding variable surface protein Vir14/32-related (encoded by transcript PVX_076695A), with amino-acid sequence MNSDLSNLVPYDRICNEELRSNQKLNMIPICKKYLRFLDNYELWDDTKAEYDVSLLLNYWLYDKISNFYSTKNIDKISVDFSALQLIWDHFKDDAKRKPYYQNFKPNEGIFKKEDWENKKKLYEYYVNYDNLFSTVQLYPNKCTEYYDYFKEMISVYKIFSGLCLSREYSCPEYFYKFQKKNPDNNIENLPCYKQIDMQKTAAARARLSREGGTSDHSPGPEVGHLKVRGASGPQGDSASTQDTQSTSQSSNIGTKVSHSVLGAAPVLLTATMLYRYTPLGPWIRIFGGGRTTSMNAMDTLSPYTQETGDMFSKDTENYISYQPI